The DNA segment TCGTCCGTCGGGGCGGCGAGCTTGACCCGGCGGTCGGCCGGATCGGGGCGGCGCTCGACCAGGCCGCGGGACTCCAGGCGGTCCACGATGCCGGTGACGTTCGACGGCTCGCACTTCAGGCACTCGGCGATCTTGCGCATCGGCAGCGGTTCGAGGGAGAGCAGCCTGAGCACCCGGGCCTGCGCGCCGGTGAGGGAGTGCTCGGCCGCGGCGTGCTCGTACTCCTCGTAGTAGCGGGCGACGACGGTGCCGATGAGATCGACGACCTCGACGGTCAAGGAGTCTGCGCGGGGGGTCATGCAGACGAGGATACCCAATTACTTGACAACGTGAAATATCGAGGAGCATGGTTGTTTCAGTACATGAAGCTTTAGGAGGATCCGCGCTATGTCCGCACTGCCCACGACCGGCCGCGAATGGCACCTCGTCGCCCGCCCCCACGGCTGGCCCACCCCGGAGGACTTCGCGCTGCGCGAGGCCGCTGTGCCCGAGGTGGGCGAGGGCCAGATCCTCGTCCGCACCACCCACTTCTCCGTCGACCCGTACATGCGCGGCCGGATGAACGACGTGAAGTCCTACGTCCCGCCCTTCCAGCTCGACCAGCCGATGGACGGCGGCGCGGTCGGCGAGGTCATCGCCTCGCGCGACGACTCCGTCGCCGTCGGCGACCACGTCCTGCACGGCCTCGGCTGGCGGGAGTACGCGGTGCTGGACGCCAAGCGCGCCGCCAAGGTGGACCCGTCGCTGGCTCCGCTCACCGCCTACCTCGGCGTGCTGGGCATGCCGGGCCTGACCGCCTACGCCGGCCTGCTGGAGGTGGCGTCCTTCAAGGAGGGCGACGCCGTCTTCGTGTCCGGCGCGGCCGGCGCGGTGGGCAGCGAGGTCGGCCAGATCGCCAAGCTGAAGGGCGCCTCCCGCGTCATCGGCTCGGCCGGCTCCGACGAGAAGGTCAAGCTCCTGGTCGAGGAGTACGGCTTCGACGCCGCCTTCAACTACAAGAACGGCGATGTCGCCAAGCAGCTCAAGGAGGCCGCGCCGGAGGGCATCGACGTCTACTTCGACAACGTCGGCGGCGACCACCTCGAAGCGGCCATCAGCTCGCTCAACGTCCATGGCCGCGCCGCCATCTGCGGCATGATCTCGATGTACAACGCCACCGAGCCGAGCCCCGCCCCGCGCAACCTCGCGATGGTGATCGGCAAGCGGCTGCGCCTGCAGGGCCTGCTGGTCAGCGACCACGCCGCGCTGCAGCCGCAGTTCGTCGAAGAGGTCTCCGCCTGGATCCGCTCCGGCGAACTCAAGTACAGCGAGACCAAGGTGGCCGGCATCGAGAACGGCGTCGACGCCTTCCTGGGCCTGCTGCGCGGCGAGAACACCGGCAAGATGATCGTGAGCCTCGCGGACTGACGGAGCGTTCGGGGGTG comes from the Streptomyces angustmyceticus genome and includes:
- a CDS encoding MarR family winged helix-turn-helix transcriptional regulator; translation: MTPRADSLTVEVVDLIGTVVARYYEEYEHAAAEHSLTGAQARVLRLLSLEPLPMRKIAECLKCEPSNVTGIVDRLESRGLVERRPDPADRRVKLAAPTDDGARTAEALRTSLHFAREPLGRLTVAERTLLKELLQRMLGVAPE
- a CDS encoding NADP-dependent oxidoreductase, which translates into the protein MSALPTTGREWHLVARPHGWPTPEDFALREAAVPEVGEGQILVRTTHFSVDPYMRGRMNDVKSYVPPFQLDQPMDGGAVGEVIASRDDSVAVGDHVLHGLGWREYAVLDAKRAAKVDPSLAPLTAYLGVLGMPGLTAYAGLLEVASFKEGDAVFVSGAAGAVGSEVGQIAKLKGASRVIGSAGSDEKVKLLVEEYGFDAAFNYKNGDVAKQLKEAAPEGIDVYFDNVGGDHLEAAISSLNVHGRAAICGMISMYNATEPSPAPRNLAMVIGKRLRLQGLLVSDHAALQPQFVEEVSAWIRSGELKYSETKVAGIENGVDAFLGLLRGENTGKMIVSLAD